The following is a genomic window from Devosia neptuniae.
CAGCGGCATGGTGGTGGTCTGGCCGCGAATTTTGCCGGACACGACGGCGACGGCGCCGAATTCGCCCATGGCGCGGGCATTGCACAGCAGCACGCCGTAGAGCAGGCCCCATTTGATATTGGGGAGGGTGACGCGGAAGAAGGTTTGCCAGCCATTGGCGCCGAGCGAAAGCGCGGCTTCTTCGTCGCCGGTGCCTTGATCCTGCATCAGCGGAATCAGCTCGCGGGCGACGAAGGGGAAGGTGACGAAAATGGTGGCCAGCACGATGCCGGGCAGCGCGAAGAGAACTTCGATGCCGTAGGATTTGAGCCAGGGGCCGAGGAAGCTGCCGGCCCCGAACAGCAGCACATAGACCATGCCCGAAATGACCGGGGACACGGAAAACGGCAGATCGATCAGGGTGATGAGAAAGGCCTTGCCCTTGAACTCGAACTTGGCGATGGCCCAGGAGGCGGCAAGGCCGAAAACGACGTTGAGCGGCACGGCGATGGCCGCGACCATCAGCGTGAGCCGGATGGAGGCCTGCGCATCGGGCTCGCCCAAGGCGGCGAAGAACGGGACGATGCCCCTGGCGAAGGCTTCGTGGAACACGGCATAAAGCGGCAGCACCAGAATGACGGCCATGAACAGCAGCGCCAGGCCAATCAGCACCCATTGAACGGTGCGGCTTTCGCTGGTGGGCGAGATGCGGCGATGGCGGCGGGCGCGGAGTTTAGTCGCCATAACCATACCTCTTGCGGCTCCAGGCCTGGATCAGATTGATCGCAAACAGCAGAGCAAAGGACAGCAGCAGCATGACCGAGGCGATGACGGTCGCCCCGACATAGTTGAACTCCTGCAGGCGAATATAGATCAGCAGCGGGGCAATTTCCGAGACGAAGGGAATATTGCCGGCGATGAAGATGATGGAGCCGTATTCGCCCACGGCGCGAGCAAAGGCCAGCGCGAAGCCGGTGAGAATGGCCGGGGTAAGGCTCGGGAGGATGACTCGCGTGATGGTCTGGAAGCGGGTGGCGCCCAGGGTGGCGCTGGCTTCCTCGACCTCGTGGCTGACCTCTTCGAGAATGGGCTGGATGGTGCGCACGACGAAGGGCAGGCCGATAAAGATCATGGCGATGACGATGCCGATCGGCGTGTAGGCAATGCGGACGCCGAGGGGAGCGAACAGCGCGCCGATCGTGCCATTGGGGGCATAGATAGCGGTGAGCGCTATGCCAGCAACGGCGGTGGGCAGGGCGAAGGGCAGATCGATAATGGCGTCGAAGATGCGGCGGCCGGGGAAGCGGTAGCGCACCAGGACCCAGGCGATCAGGGTGCCGAAGACGACGTTGATGCCGGCGGCAATGAGCGCGGTGACGAAGCTGACGCGGAGCGAGCCGAGCACGCGCGGATCGGTGGCGGCTTTCCAGAAGCCATCAAAGCCCAGACCCGCCGAGCGGATGGCCAAGGCGAGCAGCGGGATCAGGATGATCAGGGAAAAATAGGTCAGCGTGAAGCCGAGCGTCAGGCCGAAGCCGGGGATCACGCTGCGCTTGCGAGAGCGCACGGACGACGCGGCGGCGCTCAAACTTCTATCCGGACAGCAGGGGTTTCGGCGGCACGGTTCATGTCGACCTCTCAACGGCGGTTCGGCGCGGGTGAAACTACCGTTTCAGTCGAGTTTCTCAAGGTGGAGGGTTGGCTTTTGGGCACGGTGGTATGGAAAATAATTCTGCGCGCGGGGTGTGTAGGAGTTTTTGGGTTGGGTTTGGAGCGGGGAATGGCGGGGTGAGGGGAATATTGGTGTTGTGGGGGTGGGTGCGAGGGACAGCATTTGCGGAGGCATACCCCCACCCTGCTCGATGTACGGACTTAGCAAGGGCTAGGTCCTATCTCGCTTCCCTCCCCACAAGGGGACGGAGGACGCGACTGATGGAACTTCGTAAACTAGCGACATCCTCAATGTCATCCCCGCGAAAGCGGGGACCTCTGTTTGCTTAGCTAAGGCCGATAAACAGAGGTTCCCGCTTTCGCGGGAATGACATCGTGGAGGAATGGCGAGGGTGATGACTGTGGGCTTCGTTCCCCTACTCCGGCGGGATCCAGCTTGGGGCTTCGCGCTGGAGCGGGCCCATTCGGGTGATGTCGTCGCCGCGGCGCATGGCGATGTTCATGCGGAAGCTGTTGCCGATGCGTTCGGAGCGTTCCGTGAACAGGGCGGCGATTTCGGGTGGGCAGAGCTTTTCGGCGGTTTCGCGGAACAGGCGCAGCCAGCGCATGAAATGGGCGTCGGAGAGTTCGGGGATGGCCATGTGCTTGGGCATGGGGCGGCCGGCATAGCGGCCGGTGCCAAGCAGCATGGAGCTCCAGAAATCGGTGATGGTGGCGATGTGCTGGGGCCAGTGTTCGGGCGGGATGACGCGGTTGAACACCGGGCCGATGACCGGGTCGCGACGGGCTTCGGCGTAAAAGGCGTCGACCACGGCGGCGATCATGGCTTCATCGAGCTGGGCGGGCGTTTCCCAGCCGACGCGCTGATGGCGCGTGCCGGCGGGCGGACGGGGATTGTCAGCGGTCATTGGGCTTCCCGGATGGCGTAGCTGCAGCGGCGACCGCCGGCCACGATATGTTCCTCGCGTGTCACCTCGATATCCGGCCCCAGTACGGCGCGGAAGACGTCGATTTCGGCGCGGCAAAAATTCTGGCAGGCGGTGGCGGCGGCGCAGATGGGGCAGTGATTTTCGACCAGCAGGAGCGAACCATCGGGCTGCTCGCGCCAATCGGCCATATAGCCTTCGGCAGAGCGCAGGTTTGTCAGGGCGGCGACCTTGTCGCGGAGGCTGAGCTGGTCGGCGATGACGGTTTCGTAGGCGGCACGGGTTTCGGCTTCGCGGGCGGCGATGATGGTGTCGAGCGCGGCGGCGCCGAGCGAGGAGCGGACGATATCGAGCAATTGCACGGTGAGCGCGGCGTGGGTATCGGGAAAGCGGGACTGGGCGGCCGGGGTGAGCGACCAGCTTTGGGTGGGGCGCCCGACCCCGCGGGCCTCGCTGGAGGCGATGACCAGGCCCTCTTCGGCGAGGCGCACAAGCTGCTGGCGCGCGGCTTCGCCACTGGTGCCCAGGAGGGTGCCGAGCGCCGAGGAGGACAATGCGCCATGCATTTTGAGCGCCATCAGCACCCGCTCGGAAGGGCTGCGCGGCGACCAGGTCGCATTTTCCAAGGTCTGGCTTGACATATTTGGCGAATGGGTTTTCAAAGTCATTGCTTGGAAATTAAACGGGCTGGCGCCAAAATGCAAGCGGCGCTGGCTTCATGACCAAAGAGGAACGTAAAAATGGCCTTTGAACTCCCCGCCCTGCCCTATGCCCATAGCGCGCTTACCGAGCGCGGCATGAGCCAGGAAACGCTCGAACTGCACCACGACAAGCATCACCAGGCCTATGTGACGGCGCTCAACGGGTTCGTCGAGAAGAATGCCGACCTCGCCGGCAAGTCGCTGGAAGAGATCATTGCTTTTGCCAAGGACAAGGCCGATCTGGCGCCGGTGTTCAACAATGCCGGGCAGCACTGGAACCATATTCATTTCTGGAATGCGCTGTCGCCCAAGGGTGGCGCACTGCCGGGTAAGCTCGAAGCCAAGATCGTGAGCGATCTGGGGAGCGTCGAGGCATTCAAGGACGCGTTCAAGACCGCGGCGACGACGCAATTCGGTTCGGGCTGGGCCTGGCTGGTGCTGGGGACCGATGGCAAGCTCAAGGTGACCAAGACGCCCAATGGCTCCAATCCACTGGCGACAGGGGAAGGCAAGCCGCTGCTGGGGCTCGATGTGTGGGAGCACAGCTATTATGTCGATTTCCGCAATCGCCGGCCCGATTACGTGACCAATTTCCTCGATAAGCTGGCGAATTATGAATTTGCGGAAGCCAATTTGGGGTGAGGTTTCGCACCATTTTGCACCGACCTGATATCTCAGGATGGGCCCCGGCCTTCGCCGGGGTGACATCGGGGCGTAGGATGGTTCGGTGCTTCAGGTCCTGCCGCGAGACCTCATCCTGAGCTTGTCGAAGGGCGAGGTCGTGGCACCATCACGGCACGACCTCGTGGTTCGACAAGCTCACCATGAGGTCTACTTACTGTTCCGAGTTATTCCATGACCTATGTCGTCACTGAAGATTGCATTGCCTGCAAGCATATGGATTGCGTGGAGGTTTGCCCCGTGGATTGCTTCTATGAGGGTGAAAACATGCTGGTCATCAACTCCGACGAATGCATAGATTGCGGGGTGTGCGAGCCGGAATGCCCGATCGACGCGATCAAGTCCGACAGCGAAAGCGGGCTGGAGAGCTGGGTGGAGCTGAACCGCAAATATGCTCGGTTGTGGCCGAACATAGTCGAAAAAGGCCTGCCGCCCGCCAATGCCAAGGCGATGGAAGGCGTGCCCAATAAATTCCGCGACCTCTTTTCCGAGCGTCCGGGAGAAGGATCGTGACAGCAGCAATGGCCGATTTCGAATTGCCAGATTCCATGGCGCTGCGGGCGCCGCGGCGGCCCACTATCGGCAATGCCGAATTCCGCTCGGCCATGGCGGCGATGGCGTCGACCGTAAGCGTGGTGACGGCGCGGCGGGGCGACGAGGTGATTGGGCGGACGGCGACGTCGGTGATTTCGCTGTCGGCGACGCCGCCGGCTTTGCTGATCTCCATCGATATTGTCAGCCGCATGGCCGATATCATCGCCAAGACGGGTGGTTTTTCGATCGCCATGCTGGCCGATGATCAGGCGGCGGTGGCCGATGCTTTTGCCGGGCGGCTCGACCCGGCGGATCGCTTTGGCGTGGGCGACTGGACGCGGTGGCCATCGGGCAATCCAATGCTGCTGGGGGCGGTGACGGCGTTCGATTGCGAGGTCATCGGCGCGATGGAGACGGGCACGCATGTGCTGTTTGCCGGGGCGATCGTCGAAGCGGAGACCACGACCAGCCGCACGCCGCTGTTGTGGCAGCGGCATGGCTATCATGGGATAGCCCCTCTCGACTGAACGGCACGAAGGTGCCAAGCTGGGTGATGTGATTTGTCGCTGGCGGCGCGCAACCCTCGGGCGCTGCTGGAAGTTCTATCGGCGAGGGAGATGTCCATGCCCCGCTACTTTTTCCATTACCGCACCGATGACGAGCTGATCCGCGACACCGATGGGAGCGAATTCAGCGATCTCGATGCTGCCGAACATAATGCCGCCGAACTGGGCCGGGCGATCATCGATCGCGCGATGAGCACGGGCGGGGATGCGCGGGCGCCGCGGTCAATCGAGATCACCGACGCGGCGGGGGTGGAACTGCTGTATGTGGTGTTTTGGGCTGGGCCCAAGGTGGGCGAAGGTCCGGGGTCGCCGGTGGGACCGGTGACTATGCATTGAGTTTTTTGCCTCTCTCCTTGTGGGAGAAGGTGCTCGAAAGGGAGCGCCATCCAAAGAAAAACGCCGGCCACTGGAGCCGGCGTTTTGTTTTTTGTTGGCGCTTATTGACCCGAATAGATCTGGTCGAACACGCCACCGTCGCCGAAGAATTCGGGTTGGGCTTTGCGCCAGCCGCCGAAGTCTTCGATGGTGACAAGGTTCACCTTGCCGAAGCGGGCAATGTCCTCAGGAGCGGCGGCTTCAGGCTTGAACGGGCGGTAGTAGTTGGCCGCCGCAATCTTCTGGCCTTCGTCGGAATAGAGATAGTCCAGATAGGCCGTGGCGACGTCGGTATTGCCCTTCTTTTCGGCATTGCCGACAACGAGAGCGACCGGCGGTTCGGCCAGAATCGAGACCGAGGGGGTCACGATGTCGAAGGCGTCGGGGCCCAGTTCTTCGAGCGCCAGATAGGCTTCGTTCTCCCAGGCAAGGAGCACATCGCCAATGCCGCGCTGCACGAAGGTGGTGGTGGAGCCACGCGCACCGGTATCGAGCACGGGGACGTGCTTGTAGAGATCGGTGATGTAAGCCTTGGCGGTTTCATCGCTGCCGCCGGGCTGAGCCTTGGCCCAGGCCCAACCGGCCAGCAGATTCCAGCGAGCACCGCCCGAGGTCTTGGGATTGGGCGTGATGACTTCAACGCCATCC
Proteins encoded in this region:
- the cysW gene encoding sulfate ABC transporter permease subunit CysW; protein product: MATKLRARRHRRISPTSESRTVQWVLIGLALLFMAVILVLPLYAVFHEAFARGIVPFFAALGEPDAQASIRLTLMVAAIAVPLNVVFGLAASWAIAKFEFKGKAFLITLIDLPFSVSPVISGMVYVLLFGAGSFLGPWLKSYGIEVLFALPGIVLATIFVTFPFVARELIPLMQDQGTGDEEAALSLGANGWQTFFRVTLPNIKWGLLYGVLLCNARAMGEFGAVAVVSGKIRGQTTTMPLQVEMLYNEYNATAAFALASLLALLALVTLVLKSALEWRFGDEIAAAER
- the cysT gene encoding sulfate ABC transporter permease subunit CysT; its protein translation is MSAAASSVRSRKRSVIPGFGLTLGFTLTYFSLIILIPLLALAIRSAGLGFDGFWKAATDPRVLGSLRVSFVTALIAAGINVVFGTLIAWVLVRYRFPGRRIFDAIIDLPFALPTAVAGIALTAIYAPNGTIGALFAPLGVRIAYTPIGIVIAMIFIGLPFVVRTIQPILEEVSHEVEEASATLGATRFQTITRVILPSLTPAILTGFALAFARAVGEYGSIIFIAGNIPFVSEIAPLLIYIRLQEFNYVGATVIASVMLLLSFALLFAINLIQAWSRKRYGYGD
- a CDS encoding group III truncated hemoglobin, whose translation is MTADNPRPPAGTRHQRVGWETPAQLDEAMIAAVVDAFYAEARRDPVIGPVFNRVIPPEHWPQHIATITDFWSSMLLGTGRYAGRPMPKHMAIPELSDAHFMRWLRLFRETAEKLCPPEIAALFTERSERIGNSFRMNIAMRRGDDITRMGPLQREAPSWIPPE
- a CDS encoding helix-turn-helix transcriptional regulator, with the translated sequence MALKMHGALSSSALGTLLGTSGEAARQQLVRLAEEGLVIASSEARGVGRPTQSWSLTPAAQSRFPDTHAALTVQLLDIVRSSLGAAALDTIIAAREAETRAAYETVIADQLSLRDKVAALTNLRSAEGYMADWREQPDGSLLLVENHCPICAAATACQNFCRAEIDVFRAVLGPDIEVTREEHIVAGGRRCSYAIREAQ
- a CDS encoding superoxide dismutase, which encodes MAFELPALPYAHSALTERGMSQETLELHHDKHHQAYVTALNGFVEKNADLAGKSLEEIIAFAKDKADLAPVFNNAGQHWNHIHFWNALSPKGGALPGKLEAKIVSDLGSVEAFKDAFKTAATTQFGSGWAWLVLGTDGKLKVTKTPNGSNPLATGEGKPLLGLDVWEHSYYVDFRNRRPDYVTNFLDKLANYEFAEANLG
- the fdxA gene encoding ferredoxin FdxA produces the protein MTYVVTEDCIACKHMDCVEVCPVDCFYEGENMLVINSDECIDCGVCEPECPIDAIKSDSESGLESWVELNRKYARLWPNIVEKGLPPANAKAMEGVPNKFRDLFSERPGEGS
- a CDS encoding flavin reductase family protein, producing MTAAMADFELPDSMALRAPRRPTIGNAEFRSAMAAMASTVSVVTARRGDEVIGRTATSVISLSATPPALLISIDIVSRMADIIAKTGGFSIAMLADDQAAVADAFAGRLDPADRFGVGDWTRWPSGNPMLLGAVTAFDCEVIGAMETGTHVLFAGAIVEAETTTSRTPLLWQRHGYHGIAPLD
- a CDS encoding DUF6894 family protein, producing MPRYFFHYRTDDELIRDTDGSEFSDLDAAEHNAAELGRAIIDRAMSTGGDARAPRSIEITDAAGVELLYVVFWAGPKVGEGPGSPVGPVTMH
- a CDS encoding sulfate ABC transporter substrate-binding protein, with the protein product MRKLPRILALTGLAALGFAITAHAQDRTIINVSYDPTRELYQQFNQAFIAHWQETKGETVAVQTTHGGSGAQARTVIDGLEADVVTLALESDINAISDADPTLIPENWRGTFENNNAPYTSTIVFLVRKGNPKGIQDWGDLTKDGVEVITPNPKTSGGARWNLLAGWAWAKAQPGGSDETAKAYITDLYKHVPVLDTGARGSTTTFVQRGIGDVLLAWENEAYLALEELGPDAFDIVTPSVSILAEPPVALVVGNAEKKGNTDVATAYLDYLYSDEGQKIAAANYYRPFKPEAAAPEDIARFGKVNLVTIEDFGGWRKAQPEFFGDGGVFDQIYSGQ